The genomic DNA GCTGCGTCACCTCCGGAGACACGCTGACCACACGATCAATAAACTCGCTGACATTGGCAGCCCTCGCACCAGGGGAATGATGATCCGCCGGGATGATGAGATCGGTGAGAATATCCAGAGTCTCCTTTTCACGGCGAGTGAAGAAACGAAGCTCGACCGGTTTCGCGGATGGGGATGGTTGGGGATGCGCGTGATGGCCACCGGACACCTCCGGCTGTTCGGAGGAGGCGGTGCGGGGGAGAATTGGGAAACTGATGATCGAACCAACACTACCAGCGAGCGTTTTCAACGCATCCCGTCGGGTCGGATTCTTTTCCTCCTGGCTCATCCGCTCATCTCCTCTTGCGAGGTGCTGCCAGAGTATCAAACCGGAATGGCCAATGTCAAGAATCAGAGTCCTGGTAAGGGAGAGGATCCTCGGCGGTCTGGGGCCCGTTTGTTAAAAGCGTTTGATGGAGAGCACACAACCGTGATAGACTGGCCTTCC from Blastocatellia bacterium includes the following:
- a CDS encoding gluconate 2-dehydrogenase subunit 3 family protein codes for the protein MSQEEKNPTRRDALKTLAGSVGSIISFPILPRTASSEQPEVSGGHHAHPQPSPSAKPVELRFFTRREKETLDILTDLIIPADHHSPGARAANVSEFIDRVVSVSPEVTQRLWREGLVELDRLTQERVGKVFVQASPEEQTAILREISQNEQNPQTLLERFFRELKNRTIDGYYTSEIGIHQELRYRGNRWMKDFPGCTHPEHLA